One Gordonia pseudamarae genomic window, ACTCCGCCCGTAGGCAGGTGACCGCGGTGGCGTCGACCCTGGCTGACATGCCCGAGACGGCGCGGGCACTCACCTCCGAGCGGCCCGGCATGGCGCTTCAGGAGATCACCGAACGGGTGCGTGAAAGCACCGGCGTCGCCTTCATCACCATTATGGGCACCGACGGCACCCGATTCACCCACACCGACCCAGACCGGATCGGAGAGAAGTACCTGGGCAATACCGCACAGGCGCTGGCCGGGCACGTGTACACCGAGAAATACACGGGAACGCTCGGTCCGTCGATCCGCACCGTCGTTCCCGTCGTCGCCGATGGACGGATCGTCGGGCTGGTGTCGGTCGGTATCACCGAGCAGACCCTTGCGCAGGGCTGGCGCTCGCAGCTGCCGCTGATCATCGCTATCGCTGTCACCGCCCTGATCGCCGCGGGTTTCGGTCTGTGGCTGGTGCGTCGGCGACTGTTGCGGGCCACCGGCGGACTTGCTCCCCGTGACCTGCGGATCATGTACGAACATCACGACGCGGTGTTGCACGCTGTGCGCGAGGGGCTGATCGTCATCCAGGACCACCGGATCGTGCTGGTCAACGACGAAGCGATCCGGCTGATCGGCGACCTGCAGCCCGACCTGGCGGTCGCCCCGGACTTTCTGCGTGAGTCCGGACCGGTCCGAGACGACGAACTCGTCGCCCACCGGGGCCGCATCCTCGTGGTCAACAGATCGCCGGTGCCGGGCCGTGCGGCATCGGCGGTGGTCACGGTGCGTGACCGGACCGAGTTGTCGGAGGCGATGGGGGAGCTCGATTCGAT contains:
- a CDS encoding sensor histidine kinase, producing the protein MRRLVPRTLAGQSVAAALVVVLLLVAGASTLAAFDARRDATDSARRQVTAVASTLADMPETARALTSERPGMALQEITERVRESTGVAFITIMGTDGTRFTHTDPDRIGEKYLGNTAQALAGHVYTEKYTGTLGPSIRTVVPVVADGRIVGLVSVGITEQTLAQGWRSQLPLIIAIAVTALIAAGFGLWLVRRRLLRATGGLAPRDLRIMYEHHDAVLHAVREGLIVIQDHRIVLVNDEAIRLIGDLQPDLAVAPDFLRESGPVRDDELVAHRGRILVVNRSPVPGRAASAVVTVRDRTELSEAMGELDSMTRFAEALRSQAHESANRMHTIVAMIEMGRAGDAAQMATTELELSQQLIDTMTESVHEPALVALLLGKSAQASERGISFTLTEESQVDDAAMAVLSPRDVVTVVGNLVDNALDAADPDDPWVEVTVTADDAGVRIVVADSGPGMDLETLAAAQHRGFSTKDGGDERGRGLGLALVTQVVAAHRGQLRAENTYGSVVSVVIPADPNEAGEV